The Phycisphaeraceae bacterium genome has a window encoding:
- the rpoB gene encoding DNA-directed RNA polymerase subunit beta encodes MAAKQVRDFSKHGDEIPVSNLDEIQKDAYERFLQLDRAYDQRDVTIGLEALLREVFPIVSYDNTMKLEYLHYKLDEPRYTADECRELRLTYGLPFRVGVRLVREGHSEIPQEDIYLGELPIMMGGGEFIINGAERVIVSQLHRSPGVDFSIASSIADRPLHSARIIPERGSWIELEVTKKDSLTMRIDQSTKIAAVTFLRCLDENFSTTDKILSLFYEVQEVKVEKLRPEHYSAEFILDHSTGEELCKPGAQIGDAIEAIQSSGIKSVRAIINAADPLILNTLAEENLDIFFKEGVASSEYEAALLKIYTRLRPGNPPQVDKAKALFKEKFFDENRYRLGKVGRFRINRKFDTDPSYQQVGETVQHIRAEDFLAVIRYIHDLRAKRNKAHVDDIDHLGNRRLRTLDELAVEELRKGFLKLRRTVQERMSVKDPDELAKIADLVNSKSISSAIDFFFGRSELSQVVDQTNPLSMLVHERRLSALGPGGLNRKRAGFEVRDVHISHYGRICPIETPEGTNIGLIASLGIYASIDDYGFLLTPYRKVEKGKVSGQVVRLRADEEMKAVLATSDVLDKDGKIRGTHVLARVNGDLTQVNANQVEYVDIAPKQIVGISASLIPFLEHDDANRALMGSNMQRQAVPLIKTEPPCVATGMEKVVGPYSGMVVRAKNGGVVTYVDADRVIIDNSDEYELRKFRGLNERTCLNQKPVVKMGQRVKKGDILADGASTVQGELSIGKNVLVAFNTFDGYNFEDAIVISERLVKDDVFTSIHIDAFDVEIRETKLGREEFTRDIPNVSEKMLRNLDEHGVIRIGARVGPGDILVGKVSPKSKSELTPEEKLLHAIFGRAGEDVKNDSLEVPAGTEGIVIGARRFSRRMHLNEEQKKALKKEMEAFEREMDQKAITLFREMVRKINEVLETEMVDPSTRQKVGASDIPEVILEQIATFDPKWMKGSKEKKDAASVIHGQFWPRIQAVEKEKKRRIAHMKRGDELPTGVLEMVKVYLATKRHLSVGDKMAGRHGNKGVIARIVPEEDMPFLEDGTPVDVLLNPLGVPSRMNVGQILETHLGWAAQVLGFQAVTPVFDGATEKEIFEAMEEANTHVRQRLNEHERGEKLLGARELATIMPYGGKVQLYDGRTGEPFHQRTTAGYMYLLKLHHLVDDKIHARATGPYSLITQQPLGGKARTGGQRFGEMEVWALEAYGAAYVLQELLTVKSDDVEGRTKIYDSMVKGVNTLEAGMPVVFDVLCHELRGLCLNVSLEKQQLESGSLL; translated from the coding sequence ATGGCAGCGAAGCAAGTGCGCGACTTCTCCAAGCACGGAGATGAGATTCCCGTCTCGAACCTGGATGAGATTCAGAAGGACGCCTACGAGCGGTTCCTTCAGCTGGACCGCGCCTACGACCAGCGCGATGTGACCATCGGGCTGGAGGCGCTGCTGCGCGAGGTCTTCCCCATCGTGTCGTACGACAACACGATGAAGCTGGAGTACCTCCACTACAAGCTTGATGAGCCGCGCTACACCGCCGATGAGTGCCGCGAACTGCGCCTGACGTACGGCCTGCCCTTCCGCGTGGGCGTGCGACTGGTGCGCGAGGGACACAGCGAGATCCCCCAGGAGGACATCTACCTCGGCGAACTGCCCATCATGATGGGCGGGGGCGAGTTCATCATCAACGGCGCCGAGCGCGTGATCGTGAGCCAGCTGCACCGCTCGCCGGGGGTGGACTTCTCGATCGCCTCCTCGATCGCCGACCGACCGCTGCACTCGGCCCGCATCATTCCCGAGCGCGGCTCGTGGATCGAGCTGGAGGTGACGAAGAAGGACTCGCTGACGATGCGGATCGATCAGTCGACGAAGATCGCCGCCGTCACGTTCCTGCGCTGCCTTGATGAAAACTTCTCCACCACCGACAAGATCCTGTCGCTCTTCTACGAGGTGCAGGAAGTCAAGGTGGAGAAGCTGCGTCCGGAGCACTACTCCGCGGAGTTCATTCTTGATCACTCCACGGGCGAGGAGCTCTGCAAGCCGGGCGCGCAGATTGGCGACGCCATCGAGGCCATCCAGTCGAGCGGCATCAAGTCGGTCCGCGCCATCATCAACGCCGCCGATCCTCTGATTCTCAACACGCTGGCCGAGGAGAACCTGGACATCTTCTTCAAGGAGGGCGTGGCGAGCAGCGAGTACGAGGCCGCCCTGCTCAAGATCTACACGCGCCTGCGTCCCGGCAATCCGCCCCAGGTGGACAAGGCCAAGGCCCTGTTCAAGGAAAAGTTCTTCGACGAGAACCGCTACCGGCTGGGCAAGGTGGGGCGCTTCCGCATCAACCGCAAGTTCGACACCGATCCGTCGTACCAGCAGGTCGGCGAGACCGTGCAGCACATCCGCGCCGAGGATTTCCTCGCCGTCATCCGCTACATCCACGACCTGCGGGCCAAGCGCAACAAGGCCCACGTGGACGACATCGACCACCTGGGCAACCGACGCCTGCGCACGCTGGACGAACTGGCCGTGGAGGAGCTGCGCAAGGGCTTCCTCAAGCTGCGGCGCACCGTGCAGGAGCGCATGAGCGTCAAGGATCCGGACGAACTGGCCAAGATCGCCGACCTCGTCAACTCGAAGTCCATCTCCAGCGCCATTGATTTCTTCTTCGGGCGCAGCGAACTGTCGCAGGTGGTGGACCAGACCAACCCGCTATCCATGCTGGTGCATGAACGGCGTCTCTCGGCGCTCGGTCCCGGCGGCCTCAACCGCAAGCGCGCCGGGTTCGAGGTGCGCGACGTGCATATCTCGCACTACGGGCGCATCTGCCCCATCGAGACGCCTGAAGGCACCAACATCGGCCTGATCGCCTCGCTGGGCATCTACGCCTCGATCGACGACTACGGCTTCCTCCTCACCCCCTATCGGAAGGTCGAGAAGGGCAAGGTGTCGGGGCAGGTCGTCCGCCTGCGGGCCGACGAGGAGATGAAGGCCGTCCTCGCCACCAGCGACGTGCTGGACAAGGACGGCAAGATCCGCGGCACGCACGTGCTGGCGCGCGTCAACGGCGACCTGACGCAGGTCAACGCCAACCAGGTCGAGTACGTGGACATCGCGCCCAAGCAGATCGTGGGCATCTCGGCCTCGCTCATCCCCTTCCTCGAGCATGACGACGCCAACCGCGCGCTCATGGGCTCGAACATGCAGCGACAGGCCGTGCCGCTCATCAAAACCGAGCCGCCCTGCGTGGCCACGGGCATGGAGAAGGTCGTGGGGCCGTACTCCGGCATGGTGGTTCGGGCCAAGAACGGCGGCGTGGTCACGTACGTGGACGCCGACCGCGTCATCATCGACAACTCCGACGAGTACGAACTTCGCAAGTTCCGCGGGTTGAATGAGCGCACCTGCCTCAATCAGAAGCCCGTGGTCAAGATGGGTCAGCGCGTCAAGAAGGGCGACATCCTCGCCGACGGTGCGTCCACCGTGCAGGGCGAACTCTCGATCGGCAAGAACGTGCTGGTCGCGTTCAACACCTTCGACGGCTACAACTTCGAGGACGCCATCGTCATCTCCGAGCGCCTGGTGAAGGATGACGTGTTCACGTCCATCCACATCGACGCCTTCGACGTGGAGATCCGCGAGACGAAGCTGGGGCGCGAGGAGTTCACCCGCGACATCCCCAACGTGTCGGAGAAGATGCTGCGCAACCTGGATGAGCACGGCGTCATCCGCATCGGGGCCCGCGTCGGCCCCGGCGACATCCTGGTGGGCAAGGTGTCGCCCAAGTCGAAGTCCGAACTCACGCCCGAAGAGAAACTGCTCCATGCCATCTTCGGTCGGGCCGGCGAGGACGTGAAGAACGACTCCCTCGAGGTGCCCGCGGGCACCGAGGGCATCGTGATCGGCGCCCGTCGCTTCAGCCGCCGCATGCATCTCAATGAGGAGCAGAAGAAGGCCCTGAAGAAGGAGATGGAGGCCTTCGAGCGCGAGATGGACCAGAAGGCCATCACGCTCTTCCGCGAAATGGTGCGGAAGATCAACGAGGTGCTGGAAACGGAGATGGTGGACCCCTCCACCCGTCAGAAAGTCGGCGCATCGGACATTCCCGAAGTCATCCTCGAGCAGATCGCCACGTTCGACCCCAAGTGGATGAAGGGCTCGAAGGAGAAGAAGGACGCGGCCTCGGTCATTCACGGCCAGTTCTGGCCGCGCATTCAGGCGGTCGAGAAGGAGAAGAAGCGGCGCATCGCCCACATGAAGCGCGGCGACGAGCTTCCCACCGGCGTGCTGGAGATGGTCAAGGTCTACCTGGCCACCAAGCGCCACCTGTCGGTGGGCGACAAGATGGCCGGTCGCCACGGCAACAAGGGCGTCATCGCCCGCATCGTGCCCGAGGAGGACATGCCCTTCCTCGAGGACGGTACGCCTGTGGACGTGCTGCTCAACCCGCTGGGCGTGCCCAGCCGCATGAACGTGGGCCAGATCCTCGAAACCCACCTGGGCTGGGCGGCGCAGGTGCTGGGCTTCCAGGCGGTGACGCCCGTCTTCGACGGCGCCACCGAGAAGGAAATCTTCGAGGCCATGGAGGAGGCCAACACCCACGTGCGCCAGCGCCTCAATGAGCACGAGCGCGGCGAGAAACTGCTCGGCGCCCGCGAACTGGCGACCATCATGCCATACGGCGGCAAGGTGCAGTTGTACGACGGTCGCACCGGCGAGCCGTTCCACCAGCGCACCACGGCGGGCTACATGTACCTGCTCAAGCTCCACCACCTGGTGGATGACAAGATCCACGCCCGCGCCACCGGCCCCTACTCCCTCATCACGCAGCAGCCCCTGGGCGGCAAGGCCCGCACCGGCGGCCAGCGCTTCGGCGAGATGGAAGTCTGGGCGCTGGAGGCGTACGGCGCCGCCTACGTGCTGCAGGAGCTCCTCACCGTCAAGAGCGACGACGTGGAAGGCCGCACCAAGATCTACGACTCGATGGTCAAGGGCGTCAACACGCTCGAGGCCGGAATGCCCGTGGTCTTCGACGTGCTCTGCCACGAACTGCGGGGGCTCTGCCTCAACGTCTCCCTGGAGAAGCAGCAGCTCGAGAGCGGCAGTCTCCTCTGA
- the rplL gene encoding 50S ribosomal protein L7/L12 gives MSEGTKTFDAKITELGDKIAALTLKEAVDLADYMKDKYGIEPAAGGAVVMAGPGGGGGEAAAEAEQTEFDVILESAGDKKIQVIKVVREATGLGLKEAKDLVDGAPKAVKEKISKADADALKAKLEESGATVKIK, from the coding sequence ATGTCCGAAGGCACCAAGACGTTTGACGCCAAGATCACCGAGCTGGGCGACAAGATCGCCGCCCTCACCCTCAAGGAAGCGGTGGATCTGGCGGACTACATGAAGGACAAGTACGGCATCGAGCCGGCGGCGGGCGGTGCGGTCGTGATGGCCGGACCGGGCGGCGGCGGCGGTGAGGCGGCGGCGGAAGCCGAGCAGACCGAGTTCGACGTCATCCTCGAATCCGCCGGCGACAAGAAGATCCAGGTCATCAAGGTCGTCCGCGAGGCGACCGGCCTGGGCCTCAAGGAGGCCAAGGATCTGGTGGACGGCGCTCCCAAGGCGGTCAAGGAGAAAATCTCCAAGGCCGACGCCGACGCCCTCAAGGCCAAGCTCGAGGAGTCGGGCGCGACCGTCAAGATCAAGTGA
- a CDS encoding 50S ribosomal protein L10 — MSRPVKNLIVDDYKKRFAGVENALVIDVRGVDAKTNNGLRAGLRKKNITVTVVKNTLAKKAFSGTPLAALEQALSGPAAIAFGGESVVDVARELIDWAKKIQNLTLRGACLDGQYFDGDAGVKALSKFPTRDEAIARVVTLVLSPAGKVVGAAKGPGGRVMGIVKTIQEKLEKGEPIAATG; from the coding sequence ATGTCCCGACCCGTCAAGAACCTGATTGTCGATGACTACAAGAAGCGATTCGCCGGCGTGGAGAACGCGCTGGTGATCGATGTCCGCGGCGTGGACGCCAAGACCAACAACGGCCTGCGCGCCGGGCTGCGGAAGAAGAACATCACCGTCACGGTGGTGAAGAACACGCTGGCGAAGAAGGCCTTTTCCGGCACGCCTCTGGCCGCGCTCGAACAGGCCCTGAGCGGCCCCGCCGCCATCGCCTTCGGGGGTGAGTCGGTCGTGGACGTCGCCCGCGAACTCATTGACTGGGCCAAGAAGATTCAGAACCTCACGCTCCGGGGGGCCTGCCTCGACGGGCAGTACTTCGACGGCGACGCCGGAGTGAAGGCCCTGAGCAAGTTCCCCACGCGCGACGAGGCCATCGCCCGCGTCGTGACCCTCGTGCTCTCCCCCGCCGGCAAGGTGGTTGGCGCCGCGAAGGGGCCCGGCGGCAGGGTCATGGGCATCGTCAAAACCATCCAGGAGAAACTGGAGAAGGGCGAGCCGATCGCCGCGACGGGCTGA
- a CDS encoding 50S ribosomal protein L1, which translates to MPLTKRAKHNAQIAPKTPLPASEAFKTLKSFKGPKFDQTVEVCYHLGIDPKQADQALRGSVSLPHGVGKTARVVCFCGPDKVEAAKAAGAIEAGGEDLVEKINGGWMDFQVAVASPDMMRIVSKLGKVLGPKGLMPSPKAGTVTPDVVTAVREYAAGKVEYRNDDTGNVHCVIGKMSFPAEKLADNFNHFHQLIERSRPSSVKGVYVKKVVVSGTMTPGIQIAV; encoded by the coding sequence ATGCCACTGACCAAGCGAGCCAAGCACAACGCCCAGATCGCTCCCAAGACGCCCCTGCCCGCGTCCGAGGCGTTCAAGACACTCAAGTCGTTCAAGGGTCCCAAGTTTGATCAGACCGTCGAGGTCTGCTACCACCTGGGCATCGACCCCAAGCAGGCCGACCAGGCGCTGCGAGGCAGCGTGTCCCTTCCGCACGGCGTGGGCAAGACGGCGCGAGTCGTGTGCTTCTGCGGTCCGGACAAGGTGGAAGCCGCCAAGGCCGCCGGCGCCATCGAGGCGGGCGGGGAGGATCTCGTCGAGAAGATCAACGGCGGGTGGATGGACTTCCAGGTCGCCGTGGCCAGCCCGGACATGATGCGGATCGTCAGCAAGCTGGGCAAGGTGCTCGGTCCCAAGGGGCTGATGCCGTCGCCCAAGGCGGGCACGGTGACTCCCGACGTGGTGACGGCGGTGCGCGAGTACGCCGCCGGCAAGGTGGAGTATCGCAATGACGACACCGGCAATGTTCACTGCGTGATCGGCAAGATGAGTTTCCCCGCCGAGAAACTGGCCGACAACTTCAATCACTTCCACCAGCTCATTGAGCGTTCGCGCCCCTCGTCGGTGAAGGGGGTGTACGTGAAGAAGGTGGTCGTCAGCGGCACCATGACGCCCGGCATCCAGATCGCCGTCTAA
- the rplK gene encoding 50S ribosomal protein L11, producing the protein MAKKPIAKQFKVMAPGGKATPAPPLGPALGANGVNPGQFIQQFNERTKEFAGKVVGCIITVYQDRSFEFEIKTSPASVLIKSAAGIESGSGKPNTEKVGKITRTQLKAIAQEKMPDLNAGSVEAAMRIIEGTARSMGVTVVEG; encoded by the coding sequence ATGGCCAAGAAACCCATCGCCAAGCAATTCAAGGTCATGGCCCCCGGGGGCAAGGCCACACCAGCGCCGCCGCTCGGCCCCGCCTTGGGCGCCAATGGCGTCAACCCGGGCCAGTTCATTCAGCAGTTCAACGAGCGAACCAAGGAGTTCGCGGGCAAGGTGGTCGGCTGCATCATCACCGTCTACCAGGACCGCTCCTTTGAGTTCGAGATCAAGACCTCGCCGGCGTCGGTCCTGATCAAGTCGGCGGCGGGCATCGAGTCCGGCTCGGGCAAGCCCAATACCGAAAAGGTGGGCAAGATCACCCGAACCCAGCTCAAGGCCATCGCCCAGGAAAAAATGCCCGACTTGAACGCGGGTTCGGTCGAGGCGGCGATGCGGATCATCGAAGGCACTGCCCGTTCCATGGGCGTTACCGTGGTGGAGGGCTGA
- a CDS encoding SpoIIE family protein phosphatase: MAPGSLKLELIEGPDPAGDMRAIAVDRRQGAVLGRSRECQICLPDPTVSRRHADLTCRGQQWFVRDLKSRHGTYLNAVRLEPDFPQAMADNDLLRVGPWTFRVLLGDRRESLRTEADDEGGTTRGRGSRIMRVSPQELAAHRLHLILDGASRITSARDEAELAQAAVDSALAGTAFDRAAMLRDINRGESVEVLCHRSKKNGGGEFTFSRSLIRAASEGQLSRLTSERKDVPFGVSIEELGITDALCAPVMLGGAVAAYLYLDARDTTIPVQSDAADFCQAIARMCGMALANLKRIDLERRQRGLESQLSAAREAQQMIVPAASGEVLGIRYAMRMQPGSFVAGDLFDVVPLDDRRVALTIGDVTGEGIGAAILMASTQSHLHAALRKHADPAAALNEVNAYIADRSPANRFISMWVGVFDRETKRLTYVDAGHGHWMIRRASRSVEHAPRPNGTLVGIDPGLTYDHREIDLKPGDRLILYSDGLLEQSNPDGDRFGRDRIAEQLYESRSEGDDVARIFAAVERFAGTTTLADDATVASIAVVG; the protein is encoded by the coding sequence ATGGCCCCCGGATCGCTCAAACTGGAACTCATCGAAGGCCCCGACCCGGCGGGGGACATGCGAGCCATCGCGGTGGATCGGCGGCAAGGGGCGGTGCTGGGTCGCTCCCGCGAGTGCCAGATCTGCCTGCCCGACCCCACCGTGTCGCGTCGACACGCCGACCTGACCTGTCGGGGACAGCAGTGGTTCGTGCGCGATCTGAAGAGCCGGCACGGCACGTATCTCAACGCGGTGCGTCTGGAGCCGGACTTTCCTCAGGCGATGGCTGACAACGACCTGCTTCGCGTCGGTCCGTGGACCTTTCGCGTCTTGCTGGGAGATCGTCGGGAGTCGCTGCGAACCGAGGCGGACGATGAGGGGGGCACGACCCGCGGGAGGGGTTCGCGCATCATGCGCGTCTCGCCGCAGGAACTGGCGGCTCACCGGCTGCACCTGATCCTCGACGGCGCCAGCCGCATCACCAGCGCCCGGGACGAGGCGGAACTGGCTCAGGCGGCGGTGGACTCGGCCCTGGCGGGCACCGCCTTTGACCGCGCCGCCATGCTGCGCGACATCAACCGGGGCGAAAGCGTGGAAGTGCTCTGCCACCGCTCCAAGAAGAATGGAGGGGGCGAGTTCACCTTCAGCCGCTCGCTCATTCGCGCCGCGTCAGAGGGACAGCTCTCTCGCCTGACCTCCGAGCGGAAGGACGTGCCGTTCGGCGTGAGCATCGAGGAACTGGGCATCACCGACGCACTCTGCGCGCCGGTCATGCTGGGCGGCGCCGTCGCGGCGTACCTGTACCTCGACGCCCGCGACACCACCATTCCCGTGCAATCCGACGCGGCGGACTTCTGCCAGGCCATCGCACGCATGTGCGGCATGGCGCTGGCCAACCTCAAGCGCATCGATCTGGAGCGACGCCAGCGCGGGCTGGAGTCGCAGCTTTCCGCCGCCCGCGAGGCGCAGCAGATGATCGTGCCCGCCGCCTCGGGCGAGGTGCTGGGTATTCGGTACGCCATGCGGATGCAGCCGGGCAGCTTCGTCGCCGGCGACCTGTTCGACGTGGTGCCGCTGGATGACCGCCGCGTCGCGCTCACGATCGGCGACGTGACGGGCGAAGGCATCGGAGCGGCGATCCTGATGGCCAGCACCCAGTCGCACCTGCACGCCGCCTTGCGCAAACACGCCGATCCCGCCGCCGCGCTCAATGAGGTGAATGCCTACATCGCCGACCGTTCGCCCGCCAATCGGTTCATCTCGATGTGGGTGGGGGTCTTCGACCGCGAGACGAAACGGCTGACCTACGTGGACGCGGGGCACGGGCACTGGATGATCCGCCGGGCTTCGCGCTCCGTGGAGCACGCGCCCCGGCCCAACGGCACGCTGGTGGGAATCGACCCGGGGCTGACGTATGACCACCGCGAAATCGATCTGAAGCCGGGAGATCGCCTCATCCTCTACAGCGACGGGCTGCTGGAGCAGTCCAACCCGGACGGCGATCGCTTCGGACGGGACCGCATCGCCGAGCAGCTCTACGAATCACGCAGCGAAGGGGACGATGTGGCCCGCATCTTCGCCGCCGTGGAGCGCTTCGCGGGCACCACCACGCTGGCGGATGATGCGACCGTGGCGTCGATCGCGGTCGTGGGATGA
- a CDS encoding amidohydrolase produces the protein MAPTSPTAARSAVSPVAPAALIRELIAAELPDLVAIRHDLHRHPEIGFQERYTSEVVQRELARAGVTFAPGLAGGTGVLAHLRGASDRTIGLRADMDALPIEEETGVPYASTKPGMMHACGHDGHTTMLIGTARVLAKLAGQQTLPNPVSFVFQPAEEGWGGGRRMVEDGCLNGSRIGTPITTMYGLHGWPMMPLGIVGTKPGPLLAAADNFTITIRGRGGHAAMPHLNRDPIVTGAAIVQALQSIVSRTVDPLDSAVISVTMFHGGTATNVIPEEVTLGGTVRTLRKPTQMLVRGRMMELVEHVARAHGCEGALDYRDGYPVTRNDEHAADTFDRVARATLGGDRVVRVAEPVMGAEDFSYYCEQVPSCFFFLGLQAPGQPPMAPLHHPKFNFNDDAMATGIELFVRLALEG, from the coding sequence ATGGCCCCAACCTCCCCAACCGCCGCCCGTTCCGCCGTGTCACCCGTCGCACCGGCCGCACTCATTCGCGAATTGATCGCCGCGGAACTGCCTGACCTTGTCGCCATCCGGCACGACCTGCACCGGCACCCCGAGATCGGCTTTCAGGAGCGGTACACCAGCGAAGTCGTCCAGCGCGAACTGGCCCGCGCGGGCGTGACATTCGCACCCGGACTCGCGGGCGGCACGGGCGTGCTGGCGCACCTGCGGGGCGCGTCCGATCGCACCATCGGTCTGCGCGCCGACATGGATGCCCTGCCGATCGAAGAGGAGACGGGCGTGCCGTACGCCTCGACGAAGCCCGGCATGATGCACGCCTGCGGCCACGACGGACACACGACCATGCTCATCGGAACCGCCCGCGTGCTGGCGAAACTGGCCGGGCAGCAGACCCTTCCCAATCCCGTGTCGTTCGTGTTCCAGCCGGCGGAGGAGGGATGGGGCGGTGGGAGGCGCATGGTGGAGGACGGCTGCCTCAACGGTTCCAGGATCGGCACGCCCATCACCACCATGTACGGGCTGCACGGCTGGCCCATGATGCCGCTGGGGATCGTCGGCACCAAGCCCGGCCCCCTGCTGGCGGCGGCGGACAATTTCACCATCACCATCCGCGGGCGGGGCGGACACGCCGCCATGCCCCACCTCAACCGGGATCCGATCGTCACCGGCGCGGCGATCGTCCAGGCGCTCCAGTCCATCGTCTCCCGCACGGTGGACCCCCTCGACTCGGCGGTGATCTCCGTCACGATGTTTCACGGCGGCACGGCGACCAACGTCATCCCCGAGGAAGTCACGCTGGGAGGCACCGTGCGCACGCTCCGCAAGCCGACGCAGATGCTGGTTCGCGGACGCATGATGGAACTCGTCGAGCATGTCGCCCGCGCTCACGGCTGCGAGGGCGCGCTCGACTACCGCGATGGCTACCCCGTCACCCGCAACGACGAGCACGCGGCGGACACGTTCGACCGCGTCGCCCGCGCCACGCTGGGCGGTGACCGCGTCGTCCGCGTCGCGGAGCCGGTGATGGGCGCGGAGGATTTTTCATACTACTGCGAGCAGGTTCCTTCGTGCTTTTTCTTTCTGGGGCTCCAGGCGCCGGGTCAGCCGCCCATGGCGCCGCTGCACCACCCGAAGTTCAACTTCAACGATGACGCCATGGCGACGGGAATCGAGCTGTTCGTGCGACTGGCGCTGGAAGGGTGA
- a CDS encoding peptide chain release factor-like protein: MTAARRPPTTLPTTPPTTLPPHPAMLEPDTLMKQCTVEFGRASGPGGQHRNKVETAVTITHTPTGVSASATERRHQAQNRHEAIFRLRLRLARDVRRHVDPDRHQPSELWRTRRQGEKLPINPEHRDYPALLAEALDVIIARGFDVAGAAGVLGITMSQLAKLIRHDKATHALVNRGREERGLHPLK; the protein is encoded by the coding sequence ATGACCGCCGCGCGTCGCCCCCCCACGACTCTACCCACAACTCCCCCCACCACATTGCCGCCTCACCCGGCCATGCTTGAGCCGGACACGCTGATGAAGCAGTGCACGGTGGAGTTCGGCCGCGCTTCCGGCCCCGGCGGGCAGCATCGCAACAAAGTGGAGACTGCCGTCACCATCACGCACACCCCAACGGGCGTCAGCGCCAGCGCCACCGAGCGGCGTCACCAGGCGCAGAACCGGCACGAGGCGATCTTCCGGCTTCGCCTGCGGCTGGCGCGGGATGTGCGGCGTCATGTGGACCCCGACCGCCACCAGCCCAGCGAACTGTGGCGCACCCGCCGTCAGGGGGAGAAGCTGCCCATCAACCCCGAGCACCGCGACTACCCCGCTTTGCTGGCCGAGGCGCTGGATGTCATCATCGCCCGCGGCTTCGATGTGGCCGGAGCCGCTGGCGTGCTGGGCATCACCATGTCGCAACTGGCGAAACTGATCCGTCACGACAAGGCGACGCACGCGCTCGTCAATCGCGGCCGCGAAGAACGCGGGCTGCATCCGTTGAAGTGA
- the tsaD gene encoding tRNA (adenosine(37)-N6)-threonylcarbamoyltransferase complex transferase subunit TsaD: MPNPLILGIESSCDETAAAVVEGGVRVRSSVIASQHDLHAEYGGVVPEIASRAHVERILPVIRAALGEAGVTYDDLHAVAVGHRPGLIGSLIVGVSAAKALAWSLGAPLIGIDHVVAHLHAAALNAPPIEFPALGLVVSGGHTSLYAMQGPLELTLLGRTIDDAAGEAFDKGASILELGYPGGPLIDRLARVGDDRAEDFPVSRLDRESLNFSFSGVKTALLYAVRGVPQGRGEHAGFERSAADLTPQRKADLAASYQRAIVRAIRLKIERALERVAPIKSLVVGGGVSANSRLRSELADLAAEHSMTLRLPALAYCVDNAAMIAGLAAERFCRGDFDDFTLAPATDSTIR, translated from the coding sequence ATTCCCAACCCGCTCATTCTCGGCATCGAGTCCAGTTGCGATGAAACCGCCGCCGCCGTGGTCGAGGGCGGCGTGCGCGTACGCTCCAGCGTCATCGCCTCGCAGCACGACCTGCACGCGGAGTACGGCGGCGTGGTGCCCGAGATCGCCAGCCGCGCCCATGTGGAGCGCATCCTGCCCGTCATCCGCGCCGCGCTTGGTGAGGCGGGCGTCACCTACGACGACCTGCACGCCGTCGCCGTGGGACATCGTCCGGGGTTGATTGGCTCGCTCATCGTGGGCGTGAGCGCGGCCAAGGCCTTGGCGTGGTCGCTGGGTGCGCCCCTCATCGGCATCGACCACGTAGTCGCCCACCTGCATGCCGCCGCCCTGAATGCGCCGCCCATCGAATTTCCCGCCCTGGGGCTGGTGGTGTCCGGCGGGCACACCTCGCTCTACGCGATGCAGGGCCCGCTGGAGTTGACGCTGCTTGGCCGCACGATTGACGACGCCGCGGGCGAGGCCTTCGACAAGGGCGCGAGCATTCTCGAACTGGGCTATCCCGGCGGGCCGCTGATCGATCGACTGGCGAGGGTGGGCGACGACCGGGCCGAGGACTTCCCCGTGTCGCGATTGGATCGTGAGTCGCTGAACTTCTCGTTCTCCGGCGTCAAGACCGCGCTGCTGTACGCGGTGCGGGGCGTGCCGCAGGGCCGCGGCGAACACGCGGGCTTCGAGCGCAGCGCGGCGGATCTGACGCCGCAGCGCAAGGCGGACCTGGCGGCCTCGTACCAAAGGGCGATCGTGCGCGCGATCCGCCTGAAGATTGAGCGCGCCCTGGAGCGAGTCGCTCCAATCAAGTCGCTCGTGGTGGGCGGCGGGGTGAGCGCCAACTCGCGCCTGCGGTCTGAACTGGCCGACCTTGCCGCAGAGCACTCGATGACCCTGCGCCTGCCTGCGTTGGCCTATTGCGTGGACAACGCCGCGATGATCGCCGGGCTGGCCGCCGAACGCTTCTGCCGGGGCGACTTCGACGACTTCACGCTGGCGCCGGCGACGGATTCCACCATCAGGTGA